In Gossypium raimondii isolate GPD5lz chromosome 12, ASM2569854v1, whole genome shotgun sequence, a single window of DNA contains:
- the LOC105763370 gene encoding mitogen-activated protein kinase kinase kinase 20: protein MEWVRGDRIGCGSFGTVNLVAPGKYFPKSPLMAVKSCATIDSVSLKNEKEVFDRLGFCSQIIRCFGDDYTVENGEKVYNLFLEYAHKGSLADQVKRNGGNLTEPDVRRYVRSILRGLSFVHAKGFAHCDIKLQNILLFGNGDVKIADFGLAKRRGEKQGRMEIRGTPLNIAPESVNGNDYDSAVDIWALGCAIVEMFTGKPAWNFKPGTNLAALLIRIGVGDELPGIPQELSEEGKDFLGKCFVKDPDNRWTAEMLLHHPLMAGEEEESTSPNCYFDELSESPRCHFDFPEWVSTQSTASSQSIFQENSRIGYSFSSHSLSTSDRIRELACDEAPSRLVSESWITVRKVV, encoded by the coding sequence ATGGAGTGGGTTCGCGGGGATAGGATTGGATGTGGAAGTTTCGGCACTGTGAATTTGGTGGCtcctggaaaatattttccaaaatctccTCTAATGGCTGTTAAGTCTTGTGCAACCATCGACTCTGTTTCTCTCAAGAACGAGAAGGAAGTGTTTGATCGACTTGGTTTTTGCTCGCAAATCATCCGTTGCTTTGGTGACGATTACACTGTTGAGAATGGGGAGAAGGTTTATAATCTGTTCTTGGAGTACGCTCATAAAGGAAGCTTGGCCGATCAGGTCAAGAGAAATGGTGGAAACTTGACGGAACCCGATGTTAGAAGATACGTTAGGTCCATACTTAGAGGGCTAAGCTTCGTTCACGCCAAAGGGTTCGCTCACTGTGAtattaagcttcaaaatattcttttgtTTGGGAATGGCGATGTGAAGATAGCTGATTTTGGATTAGCAAAGAGAAGAGGAGAAAAACAGGGGAGGATGGAAATCAGGGGAACTCCTTTGAATATCGCACCAGAGTCTGTTAATGGAAACGATTATGATTCAGCAGTGGATATATGGGCACTTGGATGCGCCATTGTTGAGATGTTTACTGGGAAACCAGCCTGGAATTTCAAACCAGGAACCAACCTGGCTGCTTTGTTGATTCGAATTGGGGTTGGTGATGAATTGCCCGGAATCCCTCAAGAGTTATCGGAGGAAGGAAAAGATTTTCTTGGAAAGTGCTTCGTTAAGGATCCCGACAACAGATGGACGGCTGAGATGCTCCTCCATCATCCTTTAATGGctggtgaagaagaagaatcaaCGTCTCCAAATTGTTATTTTGATGAACTTTCAGAATCACCGAGATGCCATTTCGATTTCCCAGAGTGGGTTTCAACTCAATCAACAGCTTCTTCTCAatcgattttccaagaaaaTTCAAGGATCGGGTATTCGTTTTCCAGTCACAGTTTATCAACTTCGGATCGGATTCGTGAATTGGCTTGTGATGAGGCACCCAGTAGGTTAGTTTCAGAGAGCTGGATCACCGTGAGAAAAGTTGTTTAA
- the LOC105763372 gene encoding uncharacterized protein LOC105763372, with protein sequence MPGDLAKTDSEASSLSQSSPPRSPRRQMYYVQSPSRDSHDGEKTTNSFNSTPVLSPTHSHSNSSLGPHSSRESSSTRLSKHHGSRKPRTNKQSWKEFDAIEEEALLDGEAAHHALHRRRCYFLSFLVGFFVLFTTFSLILWGASRPQKPKITMKSISFNEFVVQAGADFSGVSTEMVSMNCTVKLTYRNTATFFGVHVTSTPLHLSYSQLTVATGSIHKFYQSRKSQRALIVMMEGSHIPLYGGGASLASLNGAPTQPVPLTLDFMVRSRAYVLGKLVKPKFYKRIQCWVTMDPKKMSKAISLKNKCSYS encoded by the exons ATGCCGGGTGATCTGGCCAAGACAGACTCCGAGGCGAGCAGCCTAAGTCAATCATCGCCACCAAGGTCCCCTCGTCGACAAATGTACTACGTTCAGAGTCCATCAAGGGATTCCCATGATGGTGAAAAGACTACCAACTCCTTCAACTCCACCCCGGTGCTCAGCCCCACCCACTCTCACTCCAACTCTTCCTTAGGCCCTCATTCTTCCCGCGAGTCTTCTTCCACCCGCCTCTCAAAACACCATGGATCTCGCAAGCCTCGCACCAATAAGCAGTCATGGAAAGAGTTCGACGCCATTGAAGAAGAAGCTTTGCTTGACGGTGAAGCTGCCCATCATGCCCTACACCGTCGACGTTGCTATTTCCTCTCCTTTCTTGTTGGCTTCTTCGTGCTTTTCACTACGTTTTCATTGATCCTATGGGGCGCTAGTAGACCTCAGAAACCTAAAATCACCAtgaag AGCATTTCGTTCAATGAATTTGTGGTACAAGCTGGTGCAGATTTCTCAGGGGTGAGTACTGAAATGGTGTCGATGAACTGCACAGTGAAGCTCACATATCGAAACACAGCTACATTTTTTGGGGTTCATGTAACATCAACACCCTTACATCTCTCTTACTCTCAGCTCACAGTGGCCACTGGATCG ATACACAAGTTTTATCAATCAAGAAAGAGCCAAAGAGCATTGATTGTGATGATGGAAGGGAGTCATATTCCGTTGTATGGAGGAGGAGCTAGCTTGGCTAGTCTCAATGGTGCACCCACTCAACCTGTGCCATTGACACTTGACTTCATGGTTCGTTCCAGAGCTTATGTTTTGGGCAAGTTGGTGAAGCCCAAGTTCTATAAAAGAATTCAATGTTGGGTTACCATGGACCCCAAAAAGATGAGTAAAGCTATTTCACTAAAAAACAAATGCAGTTACAGCTAA